tataatttaagataaCATATTAGATGCATgtccattttttaatttattttgtagttggtgtataaataaatattttcataaatatataattgaatgttttataatatatatatatatatatatatatatatatatatatatatatatatatatttataacatatttatacaGGGAGAGTGatgatattgataaaaaaaaaagaattaagatTATATTAGGTGGTAGATAAGAtatgtattattattcaaaaattcaaaatataaattataataatataaaatgataaatattttattaaatatataatatatttttttatgtagtataattttatatttaatatatcaattattaacaacttatatatatttttaatattattgattaatttagttaatttagTACTTAtgtaatatcaaataaattttgaaaattttaaatatttatattttaaattcttttattcTTAAATGTAATAAGATAAGCAGtccattttataataaaatgcaCAACCAAATattggttttaaaaaatttcaaacaattttgttgatagttaaaaataaataaaatgttgaatAATATAAGTATATGCAAATGTtacttttaaaacaaaataacaataataaatgatgtataaatgggtttaattaataaatagatagatgatgacaatttttttttattaccaaCAGATAGAGAATCATTGTTTAAtgtattttgttataaatatttttattttttaatacaaatataaaattatttatttacaagataaaattttatcataattttattttaattacataatataacaaattttatcaaaatatgaacacaaataataattatatttgtctATCTTTTTACTacataaagtttataaaaaaatataatataatataatttttgacattttaaaattaaaataggtaactaatttttattttatttttaaatatatataaaataattcataaaatataataaatatttattatatatatacttattatatacatatataatattatatgaacTTAATATGCTTTTAAAACAACTATTACcactttttattgaaattttatataattttatttttattatacaaaatattataacactaattattattattaagtataataattaaatgttattattttaaatagaagtataaaacaaaataacaataaaaaaaatgatgtataaatgagtttaataaataaatagatagactattacaaaataaaatttatgtgtaCCAAACACAACTAGAGAATCATTGTTTAAtgtattttgttataaatatttttattttttaatacaaatataaaattatttatttacaacataaaactttatcataattttattttaatttcataatataacaaattttatcaaaatatcaacacaaataatatgttatatttgaTTATCTTTTTACTACactaaagtttataaaaaataatatataatagaatttttgacatgttaaaattaaaacatgtaactaatttttattttatttttaaatataaaaaaaatcataaaatataataaatacttctttttgatatatatatatatatatataaacctaacatacttttaatattttatattttaaaactacaattatcacttgaattatttaaattttgtataattttatttttattaaataaaatattataacattaagtattattattgaatataataattaaatattattatttaaaaaaataattatattattttataaatatttataatattttttataaatatatttaattaattattaatttaaaacttttaaagatgattaatattagtatatattttatattataatttaaaagatgaaattaatatttaagttatttcaaaaaagataaatattatatgataataataataataaaatagaaaaaattatataattgaataattatgaaaaaacaaaataaaaaaataaaaaatatattattttattaaaaaaggtaaatatatcaaaatttataatatataaataaatattttatctcattttaatacctttataatatttattctctaatattttaattcaccatttaaaattattcatttaattacttattttttgtTGTACCATTTATTAAAGTATTATAGTGAGCATAATAAAAAAGCAAGaatcataattttgtttaataaaagtCATCACACGCGGCTTGGGCGCAAGTATGGTGGCACCGACGTGTGTTGAGTAAACAAAACACGAGTTAATCACGCGCGACTCGTTGGCAATCATAGAAAGGAGCGATTGAGCCAACTCGCTAGATATGAAAGTCAGCAAACCCTAAATCCTCTTCCAAAATctttgatagtaggaagagagAAACAAATGGCCAGTTCTCGCCACTCGCCGAACTCCCTCGCGTGAATTCTCAGCAGCGGTGGAAGATCGAAGCGGGGAGACAGAGAGTGGAGAATACTCTTCCTCTTCGAGTCCGGATGCTCATCAATTGGACAGGTATTAAACTCCTCTCTTTACAAAACAACTCTCGACCCTCTTTATAGAAATCGACTCCCCCTTCATCTCCGATCTCTGATCCTGATTCTAACCCTGACCCTGATCCTGATTCTTTCTTTGTTCATGAATATGCATATGTGTGTCAATAATTGTATAATTACATGTTACTGTCTCTCAAGTCATTGGTTTATCATTCTCCCAACGTAGTAGTTGATGGGTTTGCTTCAGAAATCCCCTACTAGTAACACTGTTGTTCAtgtttggagcttgtttcaattTGTCTCTTGAATTGAAGATGGTATTGTAAAAACTGAAATATACTCTGTTCATATCGTTTCAGGTTAATTATGGATATAAATCTCCGGTTGCCTTCTGGAGTCCATCataaagaagaagaggaggaggaagaagaggaacTCGATGATGACAATAACAATATGCTTGATTCTGAGGAAAAATTGAATCTTTTGGATGGTGGTGTAATTGGGGATGATATAAATGGGGGCAACCCTAATTcattggaagaagaagaagagatgatTCCACTCCAAGAGGATGCATCTTTGGAGCCTCTAGCTGGTATGGAATTTGAATCACATAGAGAGGCTTATGCTTTTTACCAAGAATACTCTAGGTCTATGGGATTCAATACTGCAATACAGAACAGTCGTCGTTCCAAGACTTCAAAGGAGTTCATTGATGCTAAATATGCATGTTCTAGATATGGCACCAAACGTGAATACGAGAAATCTTTGAATAGGCAAAGAAACAGACAGGGAGGAAATAAGGATGATGGGGAAAGCTCAACTGGACGAAGAACGTGTTCGAAGACAGATTGTAAGGCTTGTATGCATGTAAAGCGTAGACAAGATGGGAAATGGATTATACATAGATTTGAGAAGGAACATAATCACGAACTCTTGCCAGCCCAAGCTGTAAGTGAACAAACCAGAAAAATCTATGCAGCTATGGCAAGGCAGTTCATTGAGTACAAAAACGTAGTTGGTCTCAAGAACGATTCCAAAACTCCATATGAAAGAGGCCGAGGCTTCTCTTTAGAGACCGGAGAACCAAAGATATTGTTCGAATTCTTCGCGCAGATGCAGAGCTTAAACTCAAACTTCTTTTACGCAATAGACATAACAGAAGATCAACATCTGCGGAATCTCTTCTTTGTTGATGCAAAAAGCAgacatgattatatcaattttaGGGATGTTGTGTCTTTTGACACTACTTACGTTAAAAACAAGTATAAAATGCCTCTCGTTTTATTCATCAGCGTCAATCAACACTATCAGCCCGTCCTTCTAGGATGTGCATTGATAACCGACGAATCTGAAACTACACTCACTTGGGTAATGCAGGCATGGTTAAAAGCGATGGGCGGACGAGCTCCTAAAGTAATCTTAACCGACCAAGATAAAACCCTAAAATCGGTTGTTTCAACCGTCTTTCCAACCACTCGTCATTGCTACTCCTTGTGGAACGTATTCGGAAAACTATTCGAAAGCCTCTGTCAATTGACTAAACAGAACACAGATTTCATTCAGAAGTTGGAAAACTGTGTTTACATGTCGTGGACGCACGAAGAATTCGATAGGAGGTGGCAGGATTTGGTGAGCAGATTCGAACTCGAGGAAAACGAATCGATGGAGATTCTATTCGAAGATCGTCTCCATTGGGCGCCAACATACATGAAGGACGTCTTTTTAGCTGGACTATCTACCTCTCAGAGATCTGAGAGCATCAATTCTTTCTTCGACAAATACATTCATAAGAAGACAACTGTTCAAGAGTTTCTCAATCAGTACGAAACGATTCTTCAAGATCGATACGACGAGGAGATGAAAGCCGATTCAGAGACATGGAACAGACCTCCCGCTTTCAAATCTCCATCCCCTTTCGAGAAACAGGTGTCGGGGATTTACACGAGCGCGATTTTCAGAAAATTCCAAACCGAGGTTTTGGGTGCTGTGGCTTGTGTTCCTAAAATCGAAAGAGAAGACGGAACAACTACACTTTACAGAGTTAATGATTTCGACAAGACTCAAGAGTTTATCGTTACATGGAATAAATTGAAATCTGAGGTGTTTTGTTTATGCCGTTCCTTTGAGTTCAAAGGATTTCTATGTCGTCATGCACTGATCGTTCTCCAAATCTGCGTTGGCATGCCGGAGATTCCATCCAAGTATTTACTGAATAGATGGATGAAGGAGGCTAAGAGTAAACGAGAGGTAACTGTTGTTACTGAAGAAGCGCAATCGAGGCTGCAAAGATATAATGAAATATGCCAAAGAGCGATGAAATTAGGGGAAGAAGGATCTTTATCTCAAGATAGTTACAATTTTGCCATCCGTGCACTCGAAGATGCTTTTGGGAAGTGTGTTACCATTAATAACTGTGATAAGAACGTAGTGGAGACGACATCAGTTACACCCACAGCCTCTAATGGTCTTATCGGCATGGAAGTTGAGAATCAGAATAATAGAAATATGagcaaaacaaacaaaaagaaaaacccCGCCAAGAAAAAGAAGGTGAGTGTAAGCTCTTAGGTTctttggtaaaaaaataaaagaaattgattCTTTTAGATCTTGATCCATGAGAACTAAGATTGCCTTCTTTCATGTTTCAGGTGAGTTCTGATGCAGAAATGATGACGGTTGGAGCACAAGACAGCTTACAAACAATGGTTTGTCATATTTACCCTCTTGCTCGAGCACATGCATACCAAATCATGTGTAAAATCATTCAGATGTTCTTTTCTGTTCTTGGTTGCAATTTTTTAGACTAAAGAATTGAGTGCTTACTTGAGTTAAATTCGTTCTTTAACTGTTATTTAAATTCACTttactattttaaaaagttttgttTAATTGGTAAGATATGAATGATTTAACTCGTGAATATTGTAAGGTTATTATACAACAATCAACTTTAACCCTTTGTAATAATCAAATTACGTTAATTTCtcgaatttattttttagtaactTCACTTAATGTTTAGTTTTATGAAATGCACCATAAACTGGGATATATTTACAGGATAAAATGAACTCAAGACCAGTCACCCTTGAGGGTTATTTTGGATCACAACAGAGCATGCAAGGAATGGTAAAAAAAATCGTCTCATAGAtcattcattattaacaaaaaaactGTTACGTCCCAAATATTTGATAACGAAATCTTTCGACTCAGGTACAGCTAAACTTGATGGCCCCCACTCGCGAAAACTACTACGGAAATCAACAGACTATGCAAGGGCTGGTATGTTAAAATCGAAGCCTTGTTTCTATCGTGGTTGATTCTGATTCCCATAATAATCTATTTTCTGAATAATCATCATCTCTAGGGGCAACTAAACTCCATAGCACCAAGTCATGAAAGCTATTTCACTACTCAGCCGATACACGGCCTGGTATGTTTTCCCAACCCCTaccttttcaaataactcaaatctTTTTTTACGAAAGGCGACAAATATTCTTCTAGCAGGGTCAGATGGACTTCTTCCGAGGACCGACAGGTTTCCCATATAGCATTCGGGTTAGACCACTAAACTATAACATAACCTTATTATTGTGTTTCCTCTATAATACATACCattattgattgattataattaaatgtGACAGGAGGAACCACCCAGTACCAGACCTACACAAATGCACAATGAATCATCAAGACATGCTTAAGGGACCGAACATTTTGTTATATATGATGATAATTTCCAGTTAAGAACATATTTATTCAACTCTGAAGCTCATGTGGATACTAAAAAAGCATATTCCTGTAATCTGTCttaaattaaggtaaggtaggcaaggaaaaaacatattttgccATTAATTAGCATTTAGCATTGATTGGTTAAGTAAAGGTTTCTGTAATCATATATTTGTGTTTTAGTTATGAAGAAAAAAGAAGTATGTCATGAATTATTGCATATAACTGCCTTTAAACCTGCTTTGATTTTTTGCTATAAACCCTAATGGGATGTCCATTGTGTGTAGGCAACCCGAGAAACTCTATAAAAATTTCTAGGCATAAAATAaagcatatataatttatttgtaacatctcTTAAAATTGTGATAGAGAAATGTCTAGTTATGTGCTAGAGCATGAAATTCAGATCTTTTCTTCAACTTGCACCATAATCCAGTCTTGGTATGAATTGTTGCTCCAGTTACAAGCTCCACTGAATCAGGAGAACCCTTTAGCTCAACATCAAACTTCTGTAACAGCATCGCCAATGCTATAGTCGATTCCATCAGCGCAAATTGATCGCCAACACATTTCCTCGCTCCTCCGCCGAAAGGCAAGAATGCGAAATCCGATATTATctgaatattgaaaataatatgtgATGAGAAATTCAGTAGCACTactattaaacaaaaaaagaaaaggtaAACCTCATTTGGATATAATGCTCCAAGGCTTCGAGATGGGTCAAAACCGGCCCACCCTTCAATTCCTTCGCTCTTCTTTTGTACTAGAAACCTCTCCGGTTCGAATTCATTAGGTTTATCCCAGAAGTATGGAGATCTATGGAGGTTGTAAACCTGATCAATTATGAACTTTAATCAGAACTCACAAGAAAAAAACTATTGGAATTGCTTCCTTTCTTCtataatgtttgaaatttttCAAGAACTCACAGAGATAAAGATATCTGTTCCTTTTGGAATCGGATATCCATCTTTGTCACCTTTGTGTCCTCCTGCATAGCcaagtatatattttttgaaatgttaaaGTGTAGAATATCAAAGTGCAACTTCTGATAAAGTACCTGGTAATCGATCCGACTTGAGAGAACGACGAATCAACAACGGTGGCTGGGGAAACAAACGTAATGTCTCCACAACAATTAGTCTGATGTACCTGTAAGTTAAAAGTTATATATCAAGTAAGCAATTCCAACAGAAATCTCAGTAACTGCAATAAAACTAAGAAATTGAGGTGAATACGAGTAAGAATAACCTACTCTAGTTTCTTCAGTGATTCCATTGTTGGTCTTTCTTGGTTTAACACTGAATCAATTTCCGCTTGAGCTTTCTTCATCTTTGAAGGGTTCTGCACATGAACAATTTAATCGAAAGCTGGCACTAACAATTTAATAGTATTCATCTTTGAACCCTCTTGTTTACACTCCAAATTTTTTGTTAAATGGTTTTCCAAAAAATTACCCTTCATAGGACATATGGGCATAGTAAAAAAGGGTGAAACTGTACCTGTGCAAGGAGGAAAACGGCCCAAGTAAGGACAGCTGCTGTAGTTTCATGGCCAGCAATGAGCATTGTCATCAAGTCATCCCGTAGCTGTTGCATATAATTGTAAACGGAAAATAATTAACATTCTACATGCATATAGTTGATAATTGTTCATGCATACAAATCCATGAATGATTTTGTGAAACAGACCTGACGGTCATCAACATCAGAACCTCTCATGTCAACTAGAAAACGAAGAAGACTTGCATCCTGCAAAATTTTCAGCTAATTTGTGAGAATTCACACAAAATAAGATAAACAAAATTCTTTGTTAGAACTGTGTAAAGTCTAGTCTTTCATAGGCAAAAGCCATTGAACCCTAAACTCATGTGTGAGATATTCAGTTTCAACCTTGAACTCAGTTTTACTTCCAAATGCGAGTTCCCAAAGTGAAATAAACTTCCATTAGTTTCCTTGTAATTAAGGATGGGTTATTACTTAACAGTTTATggtatttgtttaaaaataattgttgattttggtttatttgaaattgaaatttagtTTAGGGTTGATGAAGGTAGTTAAGTTACGAAACATTTCTAAACAAAACAACGTGACTACCTTAAGATTCGCGTAGTCTCTTTGCTGCAATTTCTCCACATCGGCTTCCTGCAATGAAATACCATTTAAACAATGTagaaagaaatacaaaatataattctcTTTATGATACaaagatgatttttttatcATGTAGAAGtcaatttatcaataattatcaCAAACAACTTTGAGTTATTAGGCAAAGTCTAAATAAGTCATCCAAGTTTCAAGTGAATCAAATATCAGTGATTGTTAGCAATTGAAGCCTAACCTCTCTGGTTTCTTTTGCATTTCTGATGAGGGTATCGAGACAGTCATTTATAACTTTAAGATCACTTCGGAACTTCCTCTGTCTTGGGACTATCCATCTTGCCAGAGGAAGTTTCCAGTATGGAATATAGAAGGTTGATCTATGCTCAGCTTCAAATAGAGTTCCATAAACTGCCTGTAACTCAAAATGGCATGTCATAATTGTAAGTAAGGGTAAAAAGAATATGAAAATTGAGAATTGACCAAAAATCAGATCAACCTAATGTTccaacaaacataaaaaagcCAGTCTTTAATTCAAAAGGAACAAATTAACAGTCCATATAACATGGCACAAATGGAATATTGCAATGAAAGGAGAGCTCAAAATGACACAATAGTTTTTGCATGTAGAAGGGAATGCAATGGAAGGATAACCAAAGTTAATTCTAATAGGAAAAGTCATATGTTATGCCTTGGCAGAAAGGAACTGATCCAACAAACCTTAATAACAGGGGATTCCTTTGTAACTGAACCAAATTCATAGTTGAAAACACCCAGACCAATAATATCAAGTGCCAGACTAGAGAATTCTGCTTCAAGATCCAGTTCAATTGATGTATGACTCTTTTCCTCTAGAAGCTTCTCAAATTTAGTTATCGTTTTTTCAGAACAATCAGTAAACACCTTAGCCATAGCTTCCAAGTACAATGCATGAAATCCAGGAGCGATAACTGCACAAATATGGTAATATCTCAATTTCTTACGCCTTTGAGGTATAAGGGCTGATATAGTTTAGGAATAGAAGAACATCTTTTGCATTTCTGAACAATTTTGAAGATTGAGGTCGTGCAAAAAGTTAAAGCTCACCTCGTCTCCTTTGCTTCCAAGTTTCAAGATCAGCAGGTATGAGTCCTTTCCCCATTATTGGTTCCAAAATATCAGCCAGAACTCCCTGGTTACAAATATATGAAGTTTTAgcaaataaatatatgttactCAATTGAATTAGTGTGTGTCAGAAAAGAGAAGAATACTACTGGATTTCACCTTATCATAAGAAAATGCATTTTCGCGAAGAATATGCCTTGCAACAATAGGATCAGACACAACCACAAATGCTTTTGGTCCAAAAGCAAGTTTGTATACAGAGCCGTGCTGCacattaaatgaaataaacCGAGTAAAAGAGCTGTTAATCACCAGACTGTTTGACCATTGAGAACACAAGGAAGAGCATACAAATCTGAAATGGAAATAATAAGAACTCTTCCAATTTTGATGACAACTAagcaataaagaaaaaaattcaaagctCTCGAGCCCATAGATTGTTTAATTTGATTGTAAAACTCAAAATTGACAGTGGAATCAGGGGAAATACCTCCAAGAACCAATCATACAGTGCGAAGAAAAGAGGTCGGCCAAATAGATCAGAAACTGCACCTTCAGCACCAGGCATAGATCCAAGATTTCCTCCACTTAAAAAATTCGTTAAGATGTTGCTTGCATTGTCAAGAATATTCCTTTTAGTTTTCGGTTTATCAGTATCAGTTGATTGACATCTGTAAGAGATAACTATCATCAAATTCAATGAAATATCACTCCAAATGATGATATCAAACACAAATCATACAATTGAATTTCTCTACAGCAGAATAAACTTCCGCCTCAAAATGCAAACTTTCAAATGCAAAAACAGATTCCAACAAAAGATAAACGAAGTTCACCTGATAGACGGTCCACTGAACCTAAAATTGGAAGGACGCATTGAAATAGAATGAGACGGTGAGAATAGGAATCGACTTCCGTTGATAGATAAAGTTGGAGCTCGTAAACAGCTCAAATCGGAAGCGGCCATGGAGGAAGAGCTCTTCAACCACTAGTAATCAACAATTTAGCCTGAACAAATTTCTTGATACAGAGTAATTTGGATTCGTACTGAAGAACTCAGTGcatgtttgtatatatatgtgcGTGTTCTTCATTGTGGCCCCACCTTAGTTtggttttgattaattttaaatattttcattcttcaattaacaaataataaatcaaaatactaaatattcTATATTGttgttcaaaataaattaaaatcaaacaaatgctAAATGAGAGAATAAATAAGATAGTCaaccttcttttttttttcttttattctttatctcttcccttttattttattttatttttttcaaatcactTTTCTATTAATcattatctaaataaattattattcaattaaaatattatttttaataatctttatccaataaacattatattgctggataaattatataaaaaaaattatatatttttttttttgttgataatTAGATTGATGTAGTATGaatagattatataaaaataaatttattttaaaaaatagtattttattatCATCACATTCATATTTCCTTCTAAAAATTGACAATATAAAAAGTGAGTAgtgaattttcttttatttaatataagatatattgaataatataagataaacttttttagttgaaaagtaaataaaaaaaatgatttttttaataaaattttagataaataagaatatattttttctctacctttttttaatataatgattaaaataatgaaaagataatgattaaaactaaaacttaatttaagtaATAAAGTCTTAACTACCTGGTTAtatttcaaatacaaatttcattaataatttccaCATTTATTAAGAAAcaaaagtttttattaatattttgtttaaacacTTGAAATAGTTTTCAAACATTTTGAAATTGTTCTTTTTCATGATAAAATGACAACGGTCAAATGGGCTCAAAAGGAGTTAGGCAACCTTTAGATGCATAATGAATTAGGCTAAGTGGGTGTGTCAGCCACAACCCATTTTGTAGGCACACATATTACCCATTTTGTAGGCACACATATTGTGTTGGCTTAGAtgttctttttatattttgtaattataaatattaaggaTGCAAAAAAACGGGATTAATCCGCGATTAATCCGCGATTAATCGGAAATCGGAAAAAAACGTTTCGTTTTTTCTAAAAATCGGTCAACGGTCTGGTCAACGGTCAACCCGATTAAATTGGGTTTGACCCGATAGTTTAAGGgcttatttcaaaataatcccTTACTTGAAGGGCTTATTTCGATTAATTcgattaatttcaaaataatcccttactaatttagtattattcttaaaaaataatgagcTTAGGCTAAAAACGATTAATTCGATTAATCCcgattaatccaattaatcattaatcCGTGTGTCGATTAATGTCCGATTACCGATTACTGCAAccttgataaatataataagttaataagATACTAAATgaaactatattttaatttggggTAAGCAGAAAAAAGTTTCAACTCGGTGATCTGCTTTATCGAACCCAACCGACtcgattaaaaaaaaagaggttTATCTGAATTGTCTACACTTAAAATAAATCACTAACCGACCACCTAAGTAGTTCAAATTTTGTGCTTAACTGTGAAAGATAAACCCAAATTGTTACTCATctaaataac
This is a stretch of genomic DNA from Impatiens glandulifera chromosome 4, dImpGla2.1, whole genome shotgun sequence. It encodes these proteins:
- the LOC124934061 gene encoding cytochrome P450 97B2, chloroplastic codes for the protein MAASDLSCLRAPTLSINGSRFLFSPSHSISMRPSNFRFSGPSIRCQSTDTDKPKTKRNILDNASNILTNFLSGGNLGSMPGAEGAVSDLFGRPLFFALYDWFLEHGSVYKLAFGPKAFVVVSDPIVARHILRENAFSYDKGVLADILEPIMGKGLIPADLETWKQRRRVIAPGFHALYLEAMAKVFTDCSEKTITKFEKLLEEKSHTSIELDLEAEFSSLALDIIGLGVFNYEFGSVTKESPVIKAVYGTLFEAEHRSTFYIPYWKLPLARWIVPRQRKFRSDLKVINDCLDTLIRNAKETREEADVEKLQQRDYANLKDASLLRFLVDMRGSDVDDRQLRDDLMTMLIAGHETTAAVLTWAVFLLAQNPSKMKKAQAEIDSVLNQERPTMESLKKLEYIRLIVVETLRLFPQPPLLIRRSLKSDRLPGGHKGDKDGYPIPKGTDIFISVYNLHRSPYFWDKPNEFEPERFLVQKKSEGIEGWAGFDPSRSLGALYPNEIISDFAFLPFGGGARKCVGDQFALMESTIALAMLLQKFDVELKGSPDSVELVTGATIHTKTGLWCKLKKRSEFHALAHN